Genomic window (Muntiacus reevesi chromosome 6, mMunRee1.1, whole genome shotgun sequence):
AGCAAATGCTGATTGAGTCCCCACTCAGAGCTCTCGGTCACCCTCCTTCTCTCAGGGGCCCCTTATGTCTGCTTTTAACAGCTCCCAGTCCTCAAGGTTTTATTTCACTCAACAAGCATTCATCTCCTAATGTCATCAAGGCAAGGTCATTGTAATTAACAAAACCCagacattttcctttctttgccgTCCCATTGCTTCAGAAACCCTAAATTTTCCAAGGAGGCATTATGGGGTCTTTGCCAGTTGACCAGTGTCTTGGCTGACAATACCTCCGGTTTCCTGGAGTTCTAGAGAACTCCCAAAACCACAGGTCACCCCGAGGGCTACCTCAGTGGAGGGACTCAGAAAGGGTCCTTGACATTTGATGATGAATTTAAAGTGATCCCGCTGATGAGCCGGTTCATTGTTTTTTTGATGGTATGACGCCCCCTGGTGGTCCTTTGTGAGAACAGCTTCTTCCAGGAGCTGTCATTCACAGCTTGGGTTGTGTGGGAGAAAAGAATGTAGGATCCTTCTTTGTCATACATTTAAGCTGTAACTGGCAGCTCTTGTCATTTATTGTTCTTTAATGTAGGAGTGGCCAGTATGAGTGAACCCACCTGCATATGCCAGAGCCATTGGGTGATGCAAATATTGTGGCTCTGTAATAGCTTCAGGGTCACTGGTTTAAGATACATCCTTTGCTGGCCTGCTAAGAATTCCTGATACCCAAGACAAGAAAATGAAGCTGGACCTATTGTCTCTAGAAGATCACTGTTAAAATGCACTCTGACATTGTGGGTTAAGCAGAAAAGAGGAGACTTCACATGGGCTAAGAGTAAGGTAgcgcttgttgtttagtcgataaattatgtctgactctattGCAACCCCATCGATTGTatgtagctttccaggctcctctgtccggggatttcccaggcaagaatactggagtgtgttgccattttctattccaagggatcttcctgacccatggatccaacccacatctcctgcattagcaggcagattctttatcactgagccactgagaaGCCCCAAAAGTAACACATCTGTCATGTGCCAGGTATTACTGTAGGCCCTTTCACATGCCTTCTCATTTTAAGCTATAGCAGTCACCCATTCTGATGTTTATGGAATAAAATTGATTTCAGACTCAGCCCCATTTCTTCCATAAAGtcatgtgtgctgtgctgtgcatagttgctcagtcgtgtctgactctttgtggccccgtggactgtagcccgccaggctcctctgaccatggggattctccaggcaagaatactggagtgggctgccatgccctccctcaggggatcttcccaacccagggactgaacccaggtcttccgcatttcaggcagattctttagtatctgggccaccagggaaacccaagaatactggagtgggtagtccagccctcctccaggggatcttcccgaaccaggagtcgaatccgggtctcctgcattgcaggcagattctttaccagctgagctaccacatTTAGTTCTCTGGTTTTCCACAGCATCCcaatggctcagtcagtaaagaatccgccagcaattcaggagacaggagacaagggtttgatccctgggttgggaggatcctctggagaaggaaatggctacccactcgaatgttcttgcctgggaaatcccatggacagaggagcctggcgggctacatacagtccatggggtcacaaagagtcagacaggactaagcgactaagcatgcactcaTGCAAACTCGGCTGCCACACTTAATGGTCTGCTCTCATGAGCAAAGCGGCTCAGATGCCCTGATGAGATGTATGACTATCTTAGAGTCGGACAAAGTTAAGGATGCCTCTTCTGTGTGGGCaagtgtatatttttctcttgttgtttaATGTATTATCATAAACATAGCTATTGAACACAAGATACATTTATTATCTCCCAGTTTCAGAGGGTCGGGAGGCTAGTATAGTTTAGCTGTGTCCTCTGCTGAGGCTCTTGATGGGCTGCAGTTAGGGTGTTGGCTGGACTGCATTCTCATTTGGAGAAGAATCTGCCTCTAAGCTCCTCCAGGTTATCAGCTGAATTCATTTCCttccccggtttgattcctgggtagggaagatctgctggagaagggataggctacccactccagtattgttgggcttcccttgtggcttagctggtaaagaattcgcctgcaatgtgggagatcgcggtttgatccttgggttggaaagattctctggagaaggaaaaggctacccattccagtattctggcctggagaattccatggactggtcacaaagagtcggacatgactaagtgactttcactcacttctttACGGCCCTGTAGCTGAGGGCTTCAACTTTTTACTGACTTTCAGCTGCAACCTGCCTTCAGATCTTAGAAGCCACACACAAATCTGTGCCATGTGAGTTTCCTCAACATGGGGGCTTACTTCATTAAGCCAGCAAGGGGAATTTCTGACCTCAGGGAAGGCTCTCACCTGATTAAGTCAGTCCCACCCTCGATGATCTCCCTTTTGATGAACTAAAAATCAACTGATTTGAaaccttaattatatctgcaaaatttctttttctttgccatattctgttgttcagttgctaagtcacgtctgactctgtgaccccatggacagcagcatgccaggctcctctgtcctctactatctcccagagtttgctcaaattcatgtccattgagttagtgatgccatccaatcatcgtctcatcctctgtcatccccttcttctcttgccctcaatctttcccagcatcagggtcttttctaatgaatcagttctttgcatcaagtggccaaatttttggaacttcagcatcagtccttccagtgaacattcagggttgattttctttaggattgactggtttgatttcctgtggtctaaagggactctcaagagtcttctccagcatcacaatttgaaagcatgaattctttggtgttcagccttctttatggtccaaatctcacatccatacatgactattggaaaaaccatagctttgactatacagacctttgtgagcaaagtgatgtctctgctttcgaatatgctgtctaggtttgtcatggccttccttctaaggagcaagcatctcttaatttcaaggctgcatattCTATTAGCTAGAAGCAAATCACAGAACCCGTCCACTCTGATGGGAAAGCGATTATGCAGGGAGTGACCATGGTGGGTAGGGATTCATGGGGGCCATCTTAGGATTCTGTCTAGCACAATAAGATTGTTCTTGATTCTTTCTTATTCCAGAATCACAGAAAATGCAGGTTCCATAAAGACAGACTGGCCAATTGAGTTCTACTCTTTCTTGATTCCTTAAGAAAATTCAGTACCATGTACTACCCAGGTATTGGCAGTACTGTCCCATCTCTTTGcagatggaggtggtggtggggtgtggATCTTCAGTTGCCCAGGTGTTCTCAGCCTTGGGACTAATCGCGTTTCCTTGGCTTTGGACTGAGGGGTCCCTACACTGTGCAGCTGCATCTGCTGGCCTGGCTAGGCTGCCTTATGAGCTGTGTGGGTCAATTGTGGGAAATAGGAGTGAGGacttcagattcttttttaagCAAcgttattgagatacaatttgaATACCTTAAAATTTACTCACCATAAGTGTACAGTCCAGTGAGTCTTAgtctttaaatacatttaaaccaGCTCCACAATCCCACGTTAGAGTTCTTCCATTACCCTGAACGTTCCCTTGGGCCTTTCACACTCAATCTCTGCTCCCATCCTCCAGCCCCAGATAAACACAGATCTGCTGTCTGAATCTATAGTTTTACCGTTTTATCCCCTAGAACTataatataaatagaatcatgtaATCTGTGGTCTTTGGTGTCTGCCTGTTTTATCAAGCAGAATGGTTGTGAGATTCATGCCTGTGTTGCATAGGTCATTCCTTCATTCCTCTTTATTACAGCTTCTTTATTTGTACCACTAGTGCAAAATGCAAATGCCTGGCCCTTTGTTCAAAAAGCAGGGAAAAGGGCCATCAGCAGTATTAAAGcttttcctttttacatttctaCTAGCAATGTCTGAGGGGTTCTTCATATCCTCCCCAACacttattatctgtctttttgattataggcTTTCTGCTGGAGGATTTGTGATGGTTTCtcctcatggttttgatttgcattttcacaaTGACCAATaatactgaacatcttttcatgtgtgtacTTGCTAtccatatattttctttggtgaagtatctgtttaaatcttttgcccatttgttttaaaattgagttgtttgttcATATTATTGAATTTTAAGACATAAAAAAATGTTCTGGATACAAGTTGATCTAgttatatgatttgtaaatattttctcctggatGGTGacttatcttttcactttttaatgccGTCTTTTaaatagcaaacatttttaattttaatgaagcccATTGAATCAAAAACTCATTGGTTTTGTGGTCCATACTTTTTTGtgacatctgattttttttattactctCTTTAGGGGAGAAATTGGGGTCGTGGTGAAAGGCAATCACcaattttttacttgtttttgggGAATTGAGGGACCGATTAATCTTGATTGTATTATAgaaatatccagagaaaatgaatGTGGTTTTTAGATGAACAGAGCTTTCAGCCTTTCCCTGGCCTCCTCCTCGTTGCAGACAAGCAGTGTGATGTGCTTTGGGGAGAGGCACGGGGAGAGGCTTAGAGATGATGCAGGAGAGTCATAGCCTGAGAGTGTCACTTCCACATGGCGAGAGAAAACATCACAAGAAAATTTTAGCGATCGTGGAATCCTCTGACCCTGTGTGCAGTTTTTTTCCTAGAAGATCTGACCTTGTGATTATGCTAGAAGGGGAATGGTTTGAGGCTGAATCtcgagttttgtttttttttccccccaaatctaAGCACCACTTGAAATTAATGATTAGTGGCCATCTCAGTTTTGGCTAAAACTGCAGACACGATAATAGGTGCTATGTTCATAGTATAAATGGTAAAGAGACATCTTATTACTCaggaaaattttatattattaatatctttcagttagttaaaagatatttatttaacatCCATTATATGCCAGTCTCTGTTCTAGGCACCATGGATACTTAAAaagggcaaaacaaacaaaaatccttgCTCTTGTGGAGCTTACATTCCGGGACGGGAGACAGACAATacataaaaagtgaagaaaataacACTGTAAGATAGACGTGACAGATGTTATGGGAAAAAATAGCAGAGATTGGGGGTGAAGGATACTGAAGATGTTTCATATCATAGAGGGTGGTCAGGGGAGAACTCAGTGAAGGGGGGCTATTTGAGATAAGGAAGTAATATCTGGGGAAAGAGCAAAAAAGGAAGAGCCTCCAGCTAGTGCTCAAGTTTCAAGAGGATGGTTGGCCCAGGATATTCAAGGACTGGTGCGGAGGTCAGGGTAGGAGAAacagggaagagggaaacagGAGACAAGCCGGAGAGGAAACGGGGCCGGATACTATCGGCCTCAAAACCCATAAAGACGAACTCTCACAGAGAGTGAGCTAGAACACATTTTGTGCAACTATAACATCCAAGTTTCTGTTCTATTCAGGTGTTTAAGAGTTATATTTTCCTCCAATGATTTCCTGAACAATGCAAGTAATTCAGTGTGTGATTGAATAgtagttaacttttaaaaatggcaaaTGATGCTGTGTGGATAATAAAAGATAACAAATGGATCTAAAATGTTACTACAGCTGCCAAAAAGATGAAAATGCTGGTCTATGTACAATTGAATacaacttaaatataaaaatgcatctttttttttgaaataggTTTTAAACGGATTCATTAAAAATAGAGACTGGGAAAtgacaaagataattttttatgAAGCAGGCTATAAATGGAGAACTACAATGATGCAGTGAAGGTGTAGATTTGAAAAGTGACTCACCAGAATATGCAACTATTAGGTACAAGTAAGATGCACACttccctggaggggagggcacggcaacccactccagcattcttgcctggagaatcccatggacagaggagcctggtgggttatagtccatgaggtcgcaaagggtcagacacaactaacgtgacttagcatgcacacttaCAGATACCTGAGTCATATGGAATAATATGGACAGTGATTCAATCAGAGTATCTCCGTGTGCACTGGAGGCACAAGGTGAACACACGAGCTCCATCAGGAACGGGCTGAGCCTTCGCTGGTGGTTTGTGAGCCCAGCTCACCATCTATAGGAAGAAAGTCTTGCAGCCGTCTCTACAAGTTGAATGGCAATGTGACTCAGAAAAAGGTGTGGGCTATGTAGCTTAAAACTCAAACCGACATCCATCATTTAAACCAAAAGGTTCTTGAGGCTGaaactggactttttttttttttaattcacctgTATTTGTTACAACTTTTTAAAGCAGAATGTGACTTGAGCACTACATTTCCATTCACAAAACTTGCTCCAAGTTACTGTTCCAGCGGCTTTACAACATGCCTGAGCAGGCTTATAAGGTTGCTACTctaaacaatatttttctttggaaaacaagCCCTATGTATGGACAGCGAATCCAATCAAGTTGGTTCAGCTTAACACACTAACTTCTAGAGGCCTGGCACATGCAGTCATAACTACAGGGGatggaagttttaaaaagtatatccCAGAAGATGAAAACCTGCTTTAACTAGTGTTTCTTTTAAACATCACGGTATATACTTCAGAACACTTCAGTGACAGAAAAGTTTGGTCTACTAAAGAATCCGCTTGATAGCTAAACACTTCAGACCACAAAGTTAACACAGGTTACATACACACCTTACAACAAATGTAACTACTTCCATATGTTAAAATAAGCCAACATGAAACTAGGAAAAAACTAGCTCTGCTTTAGTGCTAAAAGTATCACAGTATCACACTTAGTATAAAGAAATCTTATCCTCCCCTTATGTAGTTACCATGCCACACGATTTTCAAacgttaaaataaagaaatacttgaAAACATATTAGAGGGAATGGAGACAGAGTGCTGAACACACAGCCAAGCGATCCTCAGGCAGCGCTTAGTCTACTTCTTCCATGCGGGACGTGTCATCGTCTCCTTCCAGGGGAGGAATTTCCTCAGTGACCGCAGCACTGCTGTCATCAGCAGTGGGGTCATCCTCATCAATACCGAGACCGAGTTTGATCATCCTGTAGATCCTGTAGATCCTGTTGGCGTGCGTCTGGGGATCCTCCAGACTGAAGCCAGAAGACAGGAGAGCTGTTTCATACAGCAGGATGACCAGATCCTTCACAGACTTGTCATTCTTGTCAGCCTCTGCCTTTTGCCTCAAGGTCTCGATGATGGAATGGTCAGGGTTGATCTCCAGGTGCTTCTTGGCTGCCATGTAACCCATCGTCGAGTTGTCTCTCAGGGCTTGAGCCTTCATGATCCGTTCCATGTTTGCTGTCCAGCCGTATGTGCTTGTAACAATGCAGCATGGGGATGTCACCAACCGGTTAGACACAACCACCTTTTCAACTTTCTTCTCCAAAATGTCCTTCATGATTTTGCAAAGGTTttcaaattttgtctttttctcttcttgtttctttttctcttcctcatctTCTGGAAGTTCCAGGCCCTCTTTGGTGACTGACACTAAGGTCTTCCTCTCAAACTCCTTCAGCTGCTGCACACAGTACTCATCAATAGGCTCGATCATGTAGATCACTTTCAAGCCGTGCTTCCGGAGACGCTCCACAAAGGCCGAGTTGGCTACCTGGTCCTTCGTCTCACCTGTGATATAATAGATGTGTGAAACTGgacttttaaatgtaaaaaaaaaaaaaaaaaatcctgcctcAGAGGGACTGGAGTAGGTCCGGAAGTCAGTCTGATGTTAATCTACCTGTTTCTGCCTTTCCTTGGGTTCCTTTTTGCGCAGTTTTGTCAGAAACCCATTGTTGGCGCCCTCTGGTGGCAGGTTCAAGCTGTTAACTAAAGACCCGACAGCTTGCTGTTAAGGTGGCCTAACAGGGCTTACTTGATGAGAAGTGCCTGTACCAACTCATTGACCGTAAAATCTAGTGTTTCCCTTTGTTAGTGATGCATATTCTAGAGTTGAATAGAATTACTTGAATGCTAAGTTGGGCTTACAAATAAATAAGCACGTGTAACATTTCTGCATGATAATAACATACTTTCAGAGTTCTTACTATTCTAAGTGCTTcatgtttattaattcatttcagTCATATAACAATTGCATGAGGTACTAttatatccctattttacagaaggggaaactgaggcataaagaGGTCTCATCCGTAGAGTGTCACGTAACTAGTAAGTGGGAGAACTGAGATTTAAACTCAGAAAGTCTTGTTACAGATTCTGTGCTTGCTCTTAACCTTTGCACCCTACCTTGGCTCATGTGGCAGGGGACACAGCTGGTTTTGTATAATGCCTGGTTCTCTAGCACCGTCTTTCGTTTTTCAaatactttgctttttaaaagcaaatcaaGGGGATGTACTTAGATATAtttgtatgtgcacacacataatatatatactgaagtgaagtgaagtgaaagtcactcagtcatgttcgactctttgtaaccccatggactatacagtccatggaattctccaggccagaatactagagtgggtagcctttcccttctccaggggatcttcccaacccggggacagaacccagatctcccacattgcaggtgggttctctactaACTGAGTCACAAGCCCAATACACATACATTAAGTTACAGATATCATTTAAAGACAGCCATATAAAAAGGAAGAGCTATAAATATGAAGGAAGATAAATACATGGCTTTGAACTTTAaaagtatttgaaatttttttttgtggTGATGTATATATTCTTATAACACTTGCTGTCATTTATGAATTCAAGTTGTTCTTCAAATTGGGATTGAAATATAGTTTGCAAGTCTTAATCTCTGTTAGTCTAAGCTTCTTGAGAGTAGAATTAGGATATTATTTCTCTTTGAGTACCAGTGGTGGAGACTCCATCAATACTTACTGTTATGATGAGCAATGGAATGAATGAGTGGGTACATGAGCTAAACTTTACTCAAAGTATGGCATCGTCATTGTATTGATAGCAAAGACTCATAGGCTGTTGATGAATTCATCACTTTCCTTGCTGTTTTGTATGTACTAACTCAATCTACAGCAACCGTAGGAGGTAGGTACTACTATTGCTCATCATTCCataggtaaggaaactgaagcacaaaggTTAAATAAAGTGTCCAAGCTGGTAGGtagcagagctgagattcaaaccagGGAGTTTGGCTCTGGAGTCCCTGAGCCCAGCCACCATCTGCATGGCTTGAGCTGGCCTTGGCTGTGATGTGTGTGTTTACAGATCTGCAGGGGTGCACACTTGGGGCCTTTATTTGGGGCTTAATGCTTATAATGGAAAAGGTATTAGGCATGGATGCCTTTCAGCTCTGGGAAACTCAGACTTCACACGCTTCCCCCTACTCCACAGCTAAACTCACTGTGCCCTTCCCCCAATTCCTAAACTCACTCCTGTTGTCTGCTCCCTGTCTTAGCAAGGGGCAACAACAGTCTCTTGTCTGggcttcctttctccagggtcgTCCCTGTCCCATCCATCCTCCACATAGTAATCtagagtgattttaaaaaatggacttaattttctttttagtagtcttaggttcacagcaaaattgaaccTAAAATACAGAGAGTTCCCCTTGCTCTCCCACACAGCCAGCCTCCTACACTCTCAACATTCAGCCCCATAGGAGTGCATTTGTTGCAACTGATAAACCTATGTTGGCACATTATTGCCGAAGTCCATAGTTTACCCATAGGGTTCACTCTTGCTGTATactctatgggtttggacaaatctGTGATGACATGTGTTCACCACCACAGCAGCAAACAAAGTAGTTTCACTTTCTGAAATAGCTCCAGTGCTCGGCCCgttcattcctttttctcctctagcCCATGGTAACTGCTGATCTTTCCttcttactgtctccatagttttgccttttccagaatgttagtatagttggaatcatacagtaggtAGCTTTTTcaaattggtttctttcacttagaaatatgCTTTTAAGTTTCCCCTATGTCTTTTCATGGTCTGactgctcatttctttttagcacagaATAATACttcattggacttccctggtggctcagttcgtaaagaatccccctgcaatgcaggagacccaagtccagtcccagggttgggaaggtctcctgaagaagggaatagtagcccagtccagtattcttgcctggagaattccacggaccgaggagcctggtgggctatagtccccggggttgccaagagtcggacacaacttagcaattaaaccaccaccaccaatactaCATTATCTGATGTATCATAGTTTATTTATCAGAGTGATCTTTCAAAAACACACATCTGACTGCAGTTCTCTCTACTTAAAATCCTCTAATAGCTTCCCTGtggataaaaaataaactcattagCATGTGATCCAAAGTCTTCATAAAAATAGCCTTGCACTCTACTCCATTACCTTCCCCATGGTACTTGGCTCTCCATTCTTAATGAACTTTTTTCTGTTCCTCAAAGTGACATCTCActtaccccagggcctttgcacttgcttcaCATCCTCCCCCTACTCTAGCTCACTGTTGTCTTCCAATCTTGTTGTTCAGGGTGACTTCAGCATCCTTGTAGGTGGTCCATTCGATATTTAGAAATGCaggttttatgtttatatttttaatgtccaTTATGCAAATGTCCCACACTTTAGTTAATATCCTGGTATTCAGGTAAAGTAAGTTCATTTTATAATCACAAATGTGGTCAAAATGTTAGTGGAATTATGTTGAAAAAAATATAGGTcaggaaaaaagttttaaagacatattatatatttagttAGCCCCAAACTAAGGATTTTTATTTAGACAGTTGCAGTTGAAGTTATTTTCTGCTTAGTAATTATTTATTGTCACTGGAAGTAGTTTAGTTTTACTGAAATAAATTTGATTAAATTatgaaattagaataaatttacttttatgacttttattttgGACCTTCTTTTATTGAATCATTAGTTGGTGATTCAGTTTATTTTTAGTGTTAGTGTGCATACCTGAAATGGTGTCTGTTCCATGACTTCAAATTTAAGGTTCCAATGCTCTTCTCTGTATGTGTCTGCTTTTCCGTCTGAAATGACAGGGTtggcatatttttaaacattttctgaaaatgtctaTAAAGCAAGTTCAAAAGACCTGAACTTTTGTTCTCACTCAACTGTGGAAAAAACTAGAGACTattaatgtattttctttaaaatgagtaGAATTGCAAGATTAACTATCTGCTACATTACTGCAGCTGTCTAGCATTTGTTAAGGGCTTAATACATGGCAGGCACTTTcctgtaaattattttatttaattcttgctCCAGTCTCACAATTTATGtagaattttctccattttatatgaGCCAAAACTGAGTCTTAGAGATTGAATCATTTGGCCAGGGGCACATAGATAAATGTGTTTTTATCCAgagaatgtgtttttttttcacttcacagCACAGTTTTTTGATGACCAGGCCAGCTTCTCAAATCATTTTTGGATTTCTGTAATGGGCATTCAGTGGCAAGGAGCATGCACACAT
Coding sequences:
- the LOC136170317 gene encoding heat shock protein HSP 90-alpha-like, producing the protein MSPEKEMKEKNGKMFTIGAVLCQDTYSELATVPDTFHNFLNLHNGPRAKKWLHMAEEDTEAQPGSQDFYTTSSQYIIWEINIRHSYNHPVSHIYYITGETKDQVANSAFVERLRKHGLKVIYMIEPIDEYCVQQLKEFERKTLVSVTKEGLELPEDEEEKKKQEEKKTKFENLCKIMKDILEKKVEKVVVSNRLVTSPCCIVTSTYGWTANMERIMKAQALRDNSTMGYMAAKKHLEINPDHSIIETLRQKAEADKNDKSVKDLVILLYETALLSSGFSLEDPQTHANRIYRIYRMIKLGLGIDEDDPTADDSSAAVTEEIPPLEGDDDTSRMEEVD